A stretch of Brassica napus cultivar Da-Ae chromosome C6, Da-Ae, whole genome shotgun sequence DNA encodes these proteins:
- the LOC125588415 gene encoding E3 ubiquitin-protein ligase At1g12760-like translates to MPPRIRKSLSLGPNLFLPASIVSPPPPPRLFHFIFSPPPPSSDAIDRAPLLLSGDENEGSNSNGGGEQQRSSSVRRPGLREATRLLSRASSSGGRAMREPSMVVREAAAEQLEERQSDWAYSEPIVVLDIVWNLAFVSVAGDILVMVRNEHPIMPLRVWLLGYALQCVLHMVCVLVEYRRRNRVRNNRTPRSRSSSSSSSMEEDALGSSRNSHEETTILILEVPVKKNIKNSQKKQLDYVLHTAVALESSYG, encoded by the exons ATGCCACCTAGGATCAGAAAATC ATTATCATTAGGCCCAAATCTGTTTCTCCCAGCGTCTATAGTCTCTCCACCCCCACCCCCTCGACTCTTCCACTTCATCTTCTCGCCGCCGCCACCGTCATCAGACGCCATCGATCGAGCGCCTCTGCTTCTGAGCGGCGACGAGAACGAGGGAAGCAACAGCAACGGAGGAGGAGAACAACAGAGATCATCATCCGTGAGGAGACCAGGGCTGAGGGAAGCCACGAGGCTGCTGAGCCGAGCGAGCAGCAGCGGAGGGCGCGCGATGCGGGAGCCGTCTATGGTCGTGAGGGAGGCCGCGGCGGAGCAGCTCGAGGAGAGGCAGAGCGATTGGGCCTACTCGGAGCCCATCGTGGTGCTGGACATCGTGTGGAACCTGGCGTTTGTCTCGGTGGCTGGGGATATTCTGGTGATGGTGAGGAATGAGCATCCGATCATGCCGCTTAGGGTTTGGCTCTTGGGGTATGCGTTGCAGTGTGTGTTGCATATGGTTTGTGTGTTGGTTGAGTATAGGAGGAGGAATAGGGTGAGGAATAATAGGACTCCGAGATcacgttcttcttcttcgtcttcctcgaTGGAGGAAGATGCTTTGGGTTCGAGTAGGAATTCACATGAGGAG ACAACGATTCTGATATTGGAGGTTCcagttaagaaaaatattaaaaactccCAAAAA AAACAACTTGATTATGTTCTTCACACTGCAGTGGCACTTGAATCTTCTTATGGCTGA